A stretch of DNA from Juglans microcarpa x Juglans regia isolate MS1-56 chromosome 5D, Jm3101_v1.0, whole genome shotgun sequence:
TAACGGCTTGACCAATCCAATTGCAGTTGCCTTTCAGAGTCTATAATTTTGGCAAAATCAAATATTAGAAATAAGTAATTATCATAGAGATGATGACAGAGTTTAACTCATatggaaatatatattaactttacTTTCATTACTAGTTAAAATTTTCAGCGTCTTATAAGCAGTGATTCCGCTTGTAAAAAGTTAATGACAAGTGGTTCGAATCATTGGTACTGCCTTTGGAGATGTCATGTTATTTAAAGGGAAATGCTTATCATGCAATCTACTGggaacaataaataataaatcaaagaatTAGGCATGATTTCAGATGGCCAACCGAATAAAAAGTAATCAAGGCTTCTGTTGGGCACATATTCGTAAATGAGTATCTTTTCTTCCCCTTCCAAGCAAAATCCTAAGAGCCTCACTAGATTTCTATGTTGAAGTTTGGCAACAATCACAACCTCGTTCTTAAATTCTATTGCACCCTGCCCGGAGCTTCTGGATAGCCTCTTGACTGCTATTTCTTGTCCGTTGTAAAGAATACCCTAAGAATATAGTTGGAACAAGGTTAGAACATTCCATTCtcgtgtgtatatgtatatgaattgtttttataataatatatcccTACCTTGTAAACCGAGCCAAATCCACCTTTACCAATCTTGTTATCGTCAGAGAAATTGTTTGTGGCAGCTTCAATTGTAGCCAAGTCAAATTGCAAGGACTCTGCAGATATAATTTCCATGGCAACTACACAACCAAACggtgagaaagaaaaaattaccaTAGCAAAATAGTTGGCAGCGGCAAGATGTTCAAAGATTAATTACAGATGATGATGACACCTAAACTTTTTATTGTTTACCTTTTTCTCCCGGTAAATTATTGTATTTCTCCCTTGTTCTTCTACGCAGAAAGTACAAGCCTACTAAGAAAAGTATCATAGAGCCAGCAAGTGGGACAGTAATGGCGATGATAGTTGAAGATGACGTTGACTTTCTCTTTCCTgcgaaaaaaatgaaagataatgaggtgcttattattattattattattatgatttcatttttcttaagaaaCCTTGATCGAAAACCGCAGGTGAAATCTCAGAGTTTAATGTTGCCAGTGAGGTTGGTgaattttttctagaaaaattctatttgaaatCAGGTATATGCCCAGACTTAGATTTGTaggagaaattaatttctttttaaagtagAAGAACTTATTTGTATGCCTTACCTGGAACAGGAAGTCCAGCAGTATGATTGTAAAATGGGTACAATTCATATCTGATATTAGAGCTCGGAAGCAGAACCTTTCCGCCCTGTACTCCAGCGCAGCACTGAGGAATAGAGCCGATGGCGCTTTCCAAGCATGTCATGCACGATTCGCCAGACAGCTCGGGCGCGCACTGCGCCAGGGCGTACAGAGTCTGTGAGCTCGTAAATTTAACTTCCTCCGTCGCAAACTTCTTGTACGACTGAGAATTGGCCGCTCGTGCCGCCAACGACTTCATTGTGCCGGACAACAAACTGTTGAAGCGGTCCTGCTCTACGACGCTCTGGTTGCTGCTGGCGATATTAACAAATGGTACCATGTCGTTCAGGACGGACTCGTTGGAGTACTGTAGCGTGCACTCATCGTACCAGATAAGGGCCACTTTGTCAAACGGACAGCGTTTCCGTACATCTTCAATTGCAGTAGAGATGCACTTTTGACAGAGGTCCGGGGTTAGATCACCACGGCAGAGAAACCGGCCGATGATCACGTCGGGAGGGTTCTTTCCGGTATTCACTCTGTAGAATCCCTCGGGAAGGGTGGAGTTAGAAGAAAGAGCGGTGAGGAGGAAGTCGAGGTTGGCTTGGTAGGTGCTGTTGGGAGTGAAAAGGGATGCATTTGGGCAGGAGTGAAATGCGTAAGTAGGAGCTGCTTCAATGGTGAGGCTCAACAAGGTCATTATGATGGAGATTAGACACACAAGGCATaaggaaaaattgaaagaagccatttttttttttctcttggcgATTGTTTTCTCACACTGTTACTCCCGAATTAAAGTTTGCACTTTGCAGGCATGGGCAGGTAACAGGTTTACTTTACCAATGATTTTCTcccattttgtttctgtttcacTGAAACTCATAACATAAGTGAGATCCACGGAGATGAAGATAAGGCGAGGAAATTACATTTCCACCAAGCTGGCAGGCATCTTGGCGCATGCGAtgacctttcttttttttttttttcttttttttttttcaacgaaAGGAGGACTTCCAAACTTTATTAAAAGACTCCACTTGTGGGGAATACGTGGTTACAAAAAAAACCCAGAATAAACGAAAAGAGGAACCAAAACAAAGTACCCAACATTAGCCAAATATTACGTAAGTCTGGCCATCTTGTCCGTTTTCAACAATCCCTTCAATAAACGGGGGCAACTGATGCGCATGCGATGACTTAAAACGACTTCTTGACTTTTCTATCTTGGGGTGCTGAAAGATCTGACATAAGAAATTAACACCTTCTAGACAACAACTTTTCAAAAGtttagtaattttctttttttatttttatttatttatttattttctaatcaaacaaactttaataaaatataagatgatACATGTTAAGAATAGAGTTTCTATTCCTCAATAAATATTCCAATATAACTACAATACAAAAGtgatgataaaaagaaaagaaaagaaaagaaaacagattTTAAGACTAATTTGAGTATTGGCATTAGATTcgtcatcttattttttaaattttgattaatatatagttttttacttttaactaatcattcaaaacttaaagtctgttttggattagtcatcacacactctataataataaaatattattatttattattattatatttttataattaatttttattttttaattaattctttttttataatctcctataatctccaacaattatattcattttcattttcacgaTCCAATAAATAAAGTTTCATCACACGATATtaatatccaaaaataataaacaaagttcatccaataaacaatttatattatatcaatatccaaatataaaaGTTGTTCACAGCACAACATTCATATATAGTTACTGCCCACATTCTCAAACATCCATATTTGtgatccaaaataacaaaaaatcacaaaataacataggctacaaccccaaaacaaatacaaccaCAAGATACAAAACAGCTCCAAAACATTACACCAACAAAAGGCTACACATCTTCAAAAGATGAAGATATAGATGGAGATGAAAATCGCTTTCTTGATTTCTCAAAAACCTATTTTTGAAGATTCAAGAAATACTCTCATTGCATTCCATTCATGCCAGCAAGATCCATCTTCATTATCTCCATATCGATTTTTCTATTCTCCGTATcatttctcctctttttctccATTAGTAATTGAGCCCTATCAGCATCCAATTTCTTGGTTGCTTGTCTTCTTTCAAACATGAAGACAACTCTATCATTTGTCATGCAAGTTAAGGCCTTAACAAATTATGCATCGTAAGATTCTGCAGCCTTCCTTTTTCTCTCACGTTCTTTCTCAGCCTTCTTGCTTGGAGGTCTCTCAAAAATTACCTCTACGTTGTCATCTATCATGTTATCTCCTAGTGGAGTCGACTCCGCCATAGCAAAGCATTTCCCATGTGGTTTCCTTCTTGTTGACAACATGACATGTGTTGttgccattttggttggtgtctcaaTAGACACCAACAATATTTCATGTTGTATGCGGCCTTTTCAATCTCTCTATACATAATTTTAGCTCTTTCAATCTAAATATGTGAATGTAACAAGAATGTTAGAATTGAATTTCAgcaataaaatttagaatgaaattTAGTTAGAAACTCATATATTGTCCTTCTCTATCGCACCACTTGGATGCAAAGATTCTACTTGAGCCACAGCaggacaaaatttatttgtgcattttttgatCACCGACCATCGATTGGTCAATGACCCCCCATAACGATTTGTCATTCTAGGTTTTTTATGCTCATTGTAATAGTTGCTAATTATCTCCCACatttgagagtattttttatcCGTCCCCCGTATAGCATTCATGTTAATATTGAGCCAAGCCGACATGAGGAGATTGTCCTCCTCTACGGTGAAAGACACACCTCGTTATGTTTTCTTACTAGGTGGCCTTTTTTCATCTTACAATTGTGTTGTTTAGAGTCCAATATTATCATGGCTACTGGTCATTAGGGTACTGGATATACCTTGTTCACCAATTTGCAATAGAGTGGTAAAGAATGGATCTTCATCAAATGTGATATCCATCATTGATTCAAGTATAATATCCCAAAATCAGGACTAGACTCATAAACAGTGCTACTAAAACAGCAGCCACTATCTAAAGTGAAATTAAGAACCTAGAATAGAAGCCTCAGGCAGCAGCCACATACAAATATACAATATCTATGATAACCCAACAGTAAAGCATGCATATAGGACACAATCTCAGGCAGAAACAGTGCTACTGAAACAACAGCCACATACAAACAACAACCACATACAAATATGCAATATCTATGATAACCCAACAATA
This window harbors:
- the LOC121264379 gene encoding cysteine-rich receptor-like protein kinase 10; translated protein: MASFNFSLCLVCLISIIMTLLSLTIEAAPTYAFHSCPNASLFTPNSTYQANLDFLLTALSSNSTLPEGFYRVNTGKNPPDVIIGRFLCRGDLTPDLCQKCISTAIEDVRKRCPFDKVALIWYDECTLQYSNESVLNDMVPFVNIASSNQSVVEQDRFNSLLSGTMKSLAARAANSQSYKKFATEEVKFTSSQTLYALAQCAPELSGESCMTCLESAIGSIPQCCAGVQGGKVLLPSSNIRYELYPFYNHTAGLPVPGKRKSTSSSTIIAITVPLAGSMILFLVGLYFLRRRTREKYNNLPGEKVAMEIISAESLQFDLATIEAATNNFSDDNKIGKGGFGSVYKGILYNGQEIAVKRLSRSSGQGAIEFKNEVVIVAKLQHRNLVRLLGFCLEGEEKILIYEYVPNRSLDYFLFDSERQLQLDWSSRYKIIGGIARGLLYLHEDSRLRIIHRDLKASNVLLGADMNAKISDFGMARIFVVDQTQANTNRIVGTYGYMSPEYAMHGRFSVKSDVFSFGVLLLEIISGKMNNCFFQSEHNEDLLGYVWKQWKDGRPLELLDPTIRGSFSKNEVIRCIHIGLLCVQEDPANRPTMAAVVLMLDSHSVSLQLPQQPAFLLRSRARKNMPSDVVELDSFTKQSVPWSVDEASITQLGPR